The Felis catus isolate Fca126 chromosome X, F.catus_Fca126_mat1.0, whole genome shotgun sequence genome includes a region encoding these proteins:
- the ZNF674 gene encoding zinc finger protein 674 isoform X5 has protein sequence MWSSDWDKEKRPGRQRERPRRGTLRVSRCRASQARGPEFWQVHDQMDNHKESQDQRLWPTAFVDQETQKDQSGQELTTFRTIIYPGTDFVSIRQRLPRYYSWGRCSKHSLNFLCQSRSSVRKKSDERKAHWKSCFHPNLYPAQPGEKFFEPNQRGKTLHHKQAFDKPPRSHTREKLFECSECGKVFIQKANLVVHQRTHTGEKPYECSECTRAFSQKSTLIAHQRTHTGEKPYECSECGKTFIQKSTLMKHTRTHTAEKPFVCGECAKAFKSSYHLTRHEKTHIRQAFYEGVHCGKSGLTYPRTHTGEKPNCNKHGKPSDEKPNPIKHQRSPMKEKAYECSKCGKSFRGKSHLSVHQRTHTGEKPYECGICGKTFSGKSHLSVHQRTHTGEKPYECRRCGKAFGEKSTLVVHHRTHTGEKPYKCGECGKAFSEKSPLIKHERIHTGERPYECSNCGKAFSRKSTLIKHQRIHTGEKPYECSECGKAFSVKSTLIVHHRTHTGEKPYECRDCGKAFSGKSTLIKHQRSHTGDKTY, from the coding sequence AATTCTGGCAAGTGCATGACCAGATGGACAACCACAAGGAAAGCCAAGACCAACGTCTGTGGCCGACTGCGTTCGTAGACCAGGAAACACAGAAGGACCAAAGTGGCCAGGAATTGACAACATTCAGGACAATCATTTATCCGGGCACAGACTTTGTTTCTATAAGACAAAGACTCCCTAGATATTATTCATGGGGAAGGTGTTCAAAACATAGCTTAAACTTTCTCTGTCAAAGCAGAAGTTCtgtaagaaagaaaagtgatGAGCGTAAGGCACATTGGAAGTCGTGCTTCCACCCTAATCTTTATCCAGCACAGCCTGGAGAGAAATTCTTTGAGCCTAATCAACGTGGAAAAACCCTCCACCATAAGCAAGCCTTCGATAAACCTCCAAGAAGTCACACCAGGGAGAAACTCTTTGAGTGTTCTGAATGCGGGAAAGTGTTTATCCAGAAAGCCAACCTTGTCGTGCACCAGAGAACTCACACGGGAGAGAAGCCCTATGAGTGCAGCGAATGTACAAGAGCCTTCAGCCAGAAGTCAACCCTCATTGCACACCAGAGAActcacacaggggagaagccctatGAGTGCAGCGAatgtgggaaaacctttatcCAGAAGTCAACGCTGATGAAACATACGCGAACTCATACAGCAGAGAAACCATTTGTATGTGGTGAATGTGCAAAAGCCTTTAAGAGTTCCTATCACCTTACTAGACATGAAAAAACACACATTAGACAAGCATTTTATGAAGGAGTCCACTGTGGTAAATCCGGCCTTACGTACCCGAGGACTCATACGGGTGAGAAACCTAACTGTAATAAACATGGGAAACCCTCTGATGAGAAACCCAACCCCATTAAACACCAGAGATCTCCTATGAAAGAGAAAGCTTACGAGTGCAGTAAATGTGGAAAAAGCTTCAGGGGGAAGTCCCACCTCTCTGTccatcagagaactcacacaggagagaagcctTACGAATGCGGCATATGTGGGAAGACTTTCAGTGGAAAATCACACCTCTCTGTCCACCAAAGAACTCATACAGGAGAGAAGCCTTATGAGTGCAGAAGATGCGGGAAAGCCTTTGGTGAAAAGTCAACCCTTGTTGTACATCACAGAactcatacaggagagaaaccctacaAATGCGgcgaatgtgggaaagccttcagcgAAAAGTCACCGCTGATAAAACATGAGAGAATTCATACAGGAGAGAGACCCTACGAATGCAGCAACTGTGGGAAAGCATTCAGTAGGAAGTCAACTCTCATtaaacatcagagaattcacacaggagAAAAACCCTACGAAtgtagtgaatgtgggaaagctttcagtGTGAAATCAACTCTCATTGTACATCACAGAACTCACACGGGAGAAAAACCCTATGAATGCAGAGACTGTGGAAAAGCCTTCAGTGGGAAGTCAACTCTGATTAAACATCAGAGAAGTCACACAGGAGATAAAACCTATTAA